The following coding sequences lie in one Mesorhizobium sp. NZP2298 genomic window:
- a CDS encoding GNAT family N-acetyltransferase: MTPTPSPARKAVVRPFERRDVGKVLVLMRALAVFEGYDDKFRVTETDIVDHGLGPSPRFGVFVAEVEDVIVGIAVHYLIPWTYDLKPVVVLKELYVAEAARGMSVGHVLVERLRDHATSIGASAIKWTVLQSNMRAKAFYRSLDGRADDTWELWKLTVDG; this comes from the coding sequence ATGACCCCAACTCCGAGCCCAGCGCGCAAAGCGGTCGTCCGTCCGTTCGAGCGGCGGGATGTCGGCAAGGTGCTCGTCCTTATGCGGGCGCTCGCCGTCTTCGAGGGCTATGACGACAAATTCCGCGTCACCGAGACCGACATCGTCGACCATGGGCTGGGGCCATCGCCCCGCTTCGGCGTGTTCGTGGCGGAAGTTGAAGATGTAATCGTCGGCATCGCCGTCCATTATCTCATCCCCTGGACCTACGATCTGAAGCCGGTCGTGGTGCTGAAGGAACTTTACGTGGCTGAAGCGGCGCGCGGCATGTCGGTCGGCCACGTCCTTGTGGAACGGCTCCGAGACCATGCCACCAGCATCGGTGCATCCGCCATCAAGTGGACGGTGCTGCAATCCAACATGCGCGCCAAGGCTTTCTATCGCTCGCTTGACGGGCGGGCCGACGACACCTGGGAATTGTGGAAGCTGACCGTCGATGGATAA
- a CDS encoding citrate synthase has protein sequence MSEWLSREEALEKLRVRPQTLYAYVSRGRIGMRPDRADPRCSEYRADDIAALATRRARGRSPSAIAESAIAWGEPSIATAISTVWHGHLIYRGRDAVALSDHATLEETATVLWALPEPVRFEAPSPDAPRQPGRGPAFAQLALLAGQARPSLGRSAASLCADAARAIGVLAGALGAEAGPDPVHRRLAQGWSVDENGAEAIRRALVLLADHELNASTFAARVAASTGASPAACLLAGLTTLSGPRHGGAGEAVMHLAEDAARHGADATIRRWLGHDRPLPGFGHQLYPEGDPRATALLAAIGNTDETLWSLETAAIAATGAQPNIDFALAVLTRSLGLPRDAPFHLFALGRSVGWAAHMVEQIVSGSIIRPRGRYEGLLP, from the coding sequence ATGTCCGAATGGTTGTCGCGGGAAGAGGCGCTGGAAAAGCTGCGGGTGAGACCGCAGACGCTCTACGCCTATGTCAGCCGCGGTCGCATCGGCATGCGTCCAGACCGTGCCGACCCGCGCTGCAGCGAATATCGCGCCGACGACATCGCCGCGCTGGCAACGCGAAGGGCACGCGGGCGCAGCCCCTCTGCCATCGCCGAAAGCGCCATCGCCTGGGGCGAACCGTCGATCGCAACGGCGATTTCGACCGTCTGGCACGGTCATCTCATCTATCGGGGCCGGGATGCCGTTGCGCTGTCCGACCATGCGACGCTGGAAGAAACCGCCACCGTGCTTTGGGCACTGCCTGAACCGGTCCGCTTCGAGGCGCCGTCGCCAGATGCGCCGCGCCAACCGGGCCGAGGCCCGGCCTTCGCGCAACTCGCCTTGCTTGCCGGCCAGGCGCGGCCCTCGCTTGGACGCAGCGCCGCCTCGCTATGCGCCGACGCGGCGCGCGCGATCGGCGTGCTGGCCGGCGCCCTCGGTGCCGAGGCGGGGCCGGATCCGGTGCATCGGCGACTGGCGCAGGGCTGGTCGGTCGATGAGAACGGCGCCGAAGCGATCCGGCGCGCCCTCGTGCTGCTCGCCGATCACGAACTCAATGCATCGACCTTCGCGGCTCGCGTTGCCGCCTCCACGGGAGCTTCACCCGCCGCTTGCCTACTGGCGGGACTGACGACGCTGTCCGGCCCGCGGCACGGTGGCGCCGGCGAGGCGGTGATGCATCTCGCCGAAGATGCGGCACGGCACGGCGCCGATGCAACGATCCGACGCTGGCTCGGCCATGACCGGCCATTGCCGGGTTTCGGCCATCAACTCTACCCCGAAGGCGATCCCCGGGCCACGGCGCTTCTGGCCGCCATCGGCAACACCGACGAGACATTGTGGTCGCTGGAAACCGCCGCTATTGCCGCGACCGGCGCTCAGCCGAACATCGATTTTGCCCTGGCGGTGCTGACGCGCAGCCTCGGCCTGCCGCGCGATGCACCGTTCCATCTGTTCGCACTTGGGCGCAGCGTCGGCTGGGCCGCGCATATGGTCGAGCAGATCGTGAGCGGCAGCATCATCCGGCCGCGCGGCCGCTATGAGGGATTATTGCCCTGA
- a CDS encoding efflux RND transporter periplasmic adaptor subunit — protein sequence MPKIRFHKLAAIVVLIGFAAWMATGEFSSVGSVAANKAKAAEVEQGKAPDAGKPKTAEAEPKAPLRTVAVVTPPRKTYARAIRISGLTEADKRAVLATRVGGVIDKLPVSQGQHVKTGDLVLMLAAEEKISNVDNAKQLLAQRKAELDAAERLAKTGNLPKLQLDTARSNLTQAQSQLDTAQAELDRNEVKAPFDGVIDRVPVELGSSVMQGSEVATILKLDPVIARGEISERDLGYLKIGDKAKVRLVSGQTVEGTVRYISRDASSATRTFRVEVAIPNADGSVPAGMTAEIQLSALPTDAVLLPRSVVTLGDKGDLGIRAVGKDNKVAFFPIDLVDDTPTGLVLGGIPADARIIVAGQELVKEGDEVNPVEADQATINKLIGEATAGTQ from the coding sequence ATGCCTAAAATCAGGTTTCACAAACTTGCAGCCATTGTTGTGCTCATCGGCTTCGCGGCCTGGATGGCGACAGGCGAATTCTCGTCGGTCGGAAGCGTCGCGGCGAACAAGGCAAAGGCGGCCGAAGTCGAGCAGGGCAAGGCACCAGACGCGGGCAAGCCGAAGACGGCGGAAGCCGAACCGAAAGCGCCGTTGCGCACCGTCGCGGTGGTGACGCCGCCGCGCAAGACCTATGCGCGTGCCATCCGCATTTCAGGCCTGACCGAGGCCGACAAGCGCGCGGTGCTGGCAACCCGTGTCGGCGGCGTCATCGACAAGCTGCCAGTCAGCCAGGGGCAGCACGTCAAGACGGGTGATCTGGTGCTGATGCTCGCGGCGGAGGAGAAGATCTCCAATGTGGACAACGCCAAGCAGTTGCTGGCGCAGCGCAAGGCCGAACTCGATGCCGCGGAGCGGCTCGCCAAGACAGGCAATTTGCCCAAGCTGCAGCTCGACACCGCCCGCTCCAACCTGACCCAGGCGCAGTCCCAACTGGATACCGCGCAGGCCGAACTCGACCGCAACGAAGTGAAGGCGCCGTTCGACGGCGTTATCGACCGGGTGCCGGTGGAACTCGGCAGTTCCGTCATGCAGGGCAGCGAGGTGGCGACTATCCTCAAGCTCGATCCGGTGATCGCCCGCGGCGAGATCAGCGAGCGCGACCTCGGCTATCTCAAGATCGGCGACAAGGCCAAAGTGCGACTGGTCAGCGGCCAGACCGTCGAAGGCACCGTGCGCTACATCAGCCGCGACGCCTCGTCGGCGACCCGCACCTTCCGTGTCGAGGTCGCCATCCCCAATGCCGACGGTTCCGTGCCGGCCGGCATGACGGCGGAAATCCAGCTCAGCGCGTTGCCCACAGACGCGGTTCTGCTGCCGCGCTCGGTGGTGACGCTGGGCGACAAGGGCGATCTGGGCATCCGCGCCGTCGGCAAGGACAACAAGGTGGCGTTCTTCCCGATCGACCTGGTCGACGACACGCCGACTGGTCTGGTGCTTGGCGGAATCCCGGCCGACGCGCGCATCATCGTTGCCGGCCAGGAACTGGTGAAGGAAGGCGATGAGGTCAATCCGGTCGAAGCCGACCAGGCGACCATCAACAAGCTGATCGGCGAAGCCACCGCCGGCACGCAGTAG
- the phbB gene encoding acetoacetyl-CoA reductase, which translates to MTKVAIVTGGSRGIGAAISIALKNAGYSVAANYAGNDEAATKFRAETGIPVYKWSVADYDACAAGISRVEADLGPVSVLVNNAGITRDAMFHKLTREQWKEVIDTNLSGVFNMTHPLWGGMRDRKFGRVITISSINGQKGQAGQVNYSAAKAGDIGFTKALAQEGARAGITVNVICPGYIATEMVKAIDEKVLNERILPQIPVGRLGEPEEIARCVVFLASEDAGFITGSTLTANGGQYVA; encoded by the coding sequence ATGACCAAGGTTGCAATCGTCACGGGCGGATCGCGCGGCATCGGCGCGGCGATCTCGATCGCCTTGAAGAACGCCGGCTATTCGGTCGCGGCCAACTATGCCGGCAACGACGAGGCGGCAACGAAATTCAGGGCCGAGACCGGCATTCCGGTCTACAAATGGTCGGTCGCCGACTATGACGCTTGCGCCGCCGGCATCAGCCGAGTCGAGGCCGACCTCGGCCCGGTTTCGGTGCTGGTCAACAATGCCGGCATCACCCGCGACGCCATGTTCCACAAATTGACCCGTGAGCAGTGGAAAGAGGTCATCGACACCAATCTTTCCGGCGTCTTCAACATGACGCACCCGCTGTGGGGCGGCATGCGCGACCGCAAGTTCGGCCGCGTCATCACCATCTCCTCGATCAACGGCCAGAAGGGTCAGGCCGGCCAGGTCAACTATTCCGCCGCCAAGGCCGGCGACATCGGCTTCACCAAGGCCCTCGCCCAGGAAGGCGCTCGCGCCGGCATCACCGTCAACGTCATCTGTCCCGGCTACATCGCCACCGAGATGGTCAAGGCAATCGATGAGAAGGTGCTCAACGAGCGCATCCTGCCGCAGATCCCGGTCGGCCGCCTCGGCGAGCCGGAAGAGATCGCGCGCTGCGTCGTTTTCCTCGCTTCCGAGGATGCCGGTTTCATCACCGGCTCGACCCTCACCGCCAATGGCGGCCAGTACGTCGCCTGA
- a CDS encoding rhodanese-like domain-containing protein, whose amino-acid sequence MSLVTDIPVASPEIARDHFLRRLSVETDCSDVAATLRAGEPDFVLLHVVGSPQAYERRHVPGSLHLPHREISAERMAEWPAGTLFVVYCAGPHCNGADRAAFKLASLGLPVKIMIGGMTGWQDEEFPFASGKAPGTLWS is encoded by the coding sequence ATGAGCCTGGTGACAGACATTCCGGTGGCATCGCCGGAGATTGCGCGCGACCATTTCCTGCGTCGACTTTCGGTCGAGACCGACTGTTCCGACGTCGCCGCGACACTGCGCGCCGGTGAGCCGGACTTTGTCCTTCTGCATGTGGTCGGTTCGCCGCAAGCCTATGAGCGCCGCCATGTGCCGGGCTCGCTACACTTGCCGCACCGCGAGATCTCGGCGGAACGTATGGCGGAATGGCCGGCAGGCACGCTGTTCGTCGTCTATTGCGCCGGGCCGCATTGCAATGGCGCGGACCGGGCGGCCTTCAAACTGGCCAGCCTCGGCCTGCCGGTCAAGATCATGATCGGTGGCATGACAGGTTGGCAGGATGAAGAGTTTCCTTTCGCCTCGGGCAAGGCGCCTGGCACTCTGTGGTCATGA
- the ftrA gene encoding transcriptional regulator FtrA, which yields MPNPPLANPLVVAIAYDGLCTFEFGVAAEMFALPRPEMGADWYRFAVAGIDAGEMRAMGGVRLVADGGPDLIGEAGTVIVPGWRGAECPVPPLLIEALRAANERGARILSICSGVFVLAAAGLLSGKKATTHWRYSKRLREMYPDITVVPDVLYIDEGNVLTSAGSAAGIDLCLHLVRRDFGTKAANMVARRLVVPPHRDGGQAQYVESSVPEPHERSRLGPLIDRMRADISADYPIATLANLAGMSERTFLRRFAAATGVTPARWLLSERLSRARTLLEDTAMPIERIAETAGFGAAATLRHHFRQQFATTPAAYRARFGTSANPA from the coding sequence ATGCCAAATCCGCCTCTTGCCAATCCATTGGTCGTTGCCATTGCCTATGACGGGCTGTGCACGTTCGAGTTCGGCGTGGCGGCCGAAATGTTCGCCTTGCCCAGGCCGGAGATGGGCGCGGATTGGTATCGTTTTGCCGTCGCCGGCATTGATGCCGGCGAAATGCGCGCGATGGGCGGCGTGCGCCTCGTCGCCGATGGCGGGCCCGATCTGATCGGCGAGGCCGGCACGGTGATCGTGCCGGGATGGCGCGGTGCGGAGTGTCCGGTGCCGCCCTTGCTGATCGAGGCGCTCCGGGCGGCCAATGAGCGGGGCGCACGCATCCTGTCCATCTGCTCGGGCGTCTTCGTGCTCGCCGCGGCCGGCCTGCTGTCGGGCAAAAAGGCAACCACGCATTGGCGCTACAGCAAGAGACTGAGGGAGATGTATCCTGACATCACGGTGGTTCCTGACGTCTTGTACATCGATGAGGGGAATGTCCTGACATCGGCCGGTAGCGCGGCTGGTATCGACCTGTGCCTGCATCTGGTTAGGCGCGACTTCGGCACCAAGGCCGCCAACATGGTGGCGCGACGGCTGGTCGTGCCGCCGCATCGCGACGGCGGCCAGGCACAATATGTCGAGAGCTCGGTTCCCGAGCCTCATGAACGCAGCCGGCTCGGACCGTTGATCGACAGGATGCGCGCGGATATTTCCGCCGACTATCCCATTGCCACCCTCGCCAACCTGGCCGGAATGAGCGAGCGGACATTCTTGCGCCGGTTCGCGGCCGCTACTGGTGTCACGCCGGCGCGCTGGCTGCTTTCGGAACGGCTATCGCGGGCGCGCACATTGCTGGAAGACACCGCTATGCCGATCGAGCGGATTGCCGAGACCGCCGGATTTGGCGCGGCGGCGACGTTGCGGCATCATTTCCGTCAGCAATTCGCAACGACGCCCGCCGCGTACCGTGCGCGGTTCGGGACCAGTGCCAACCCCGCCTGA
- a CDS encoding serine hydrolase domain-containing protein — protein MFRIRLALLLIIGALLTGTANAQAWQEVDPTTVGWSADKLKVAKQHSTALKPTAVMIVQDGRVVASWGNTSHKVNVASVRKSLLSALYGIAVSEGRIDLSSSLADLGIDDNAPSLTASEKTATVRDLLMARSGIYHPAAYETGDIKRKRPQRGSHPPGSFWFYNNWDFNTLGTIYRHQTGEDIFQSFNRRIAEPLGMEDFSAKDGRYFTEKFSEHPAYPFNLSARDAARFGQLFLNGGRWGDEQVVPASWVKESTTPYSFAKRIRQGYGYMWWTLPADTWGPNAFYASGYGGQVIAVVSSKRLVVVQTVDPKHNPKGVRTSTFIEVLKEITSASP, from the coding sequence ATGTTCAGAATTCGGCTCGCATTATTATTGATCATCGGAGCCCTGCTCACCGGAACCGCGAATGCCCAAGCGTGGCAGGAGGTCGACCCGACGACGGTAGGTTGGTCTGCGGACAAGCTGAAAGTCGCCAAGCAACATTCGACGGCGCTCAAACCGACAGCCGTAATGATCGTGCAGGACGGCAGGGTCGTTGCCAGCTGGGGTAATACATCCCATAAGGTAAATGTTGCTTCCGTCCGAAAAAGCCTTCTTAGTGCCCTTTATGGCATTGCCGTTTCCGAGGGACGGATTGACCTTTCGAGCAGCCTCGCCGATCTTGGCATTGACGACAATGCGCCTAGTTTGACAGCAAGCGAGAAGACGGCAACTGTCCGCGACCTCTTGATGGCGCGCTCTGGCATCTATCATCCTGCTGCCTATGAGACTGGGGACATCAAGCGCAAACGGCCTCAGCGTGGCAGCCATCCGCCCGGATCTTTCTGGTTTTACAACAACTGGGACTTCAACACGTTGGGAACGATCTACCGGCATCAGACGGGCGAGGACATCTTCCAGAGCTTCAACCGCAGAATTGCCGAGCCGCTCGGTATGGAGGACTTCTCAGCAAAGGATGGCCGCTACTTTACCGAGAAGTTCTCCGAGCACCCTGCCTATCCCTTCAACCTAAGCGCCCGAGACGCAGCGCGTTTCGGCCAATTGTTCCTGAACGGCGGGCGCTGGGGCGACGAGCAGGTTGTGCCCGCATCGTGGGTCAAGGAATCGACGACCCCTTATTCCTTCGCCAAGCGAATACGGCAGGGCTATGGTTATATGTGGTGGACGCTCCCTGCTGACACTTGGGGTCCAAATGCCTTCTATGCGTCGGGCTACGGTGGTCAGGTCATTGCCGTTGTCTCTTCAAAACGGTTGGTCGTGGTTCAAACTGTCGATCCGAAACACAATCCGAAGGGCGTTAGGACAAGCACGTTCATTGAGGTGCTGAAAGAGATCACCTCGGCTTCGCCCTGA
- a CDS encoding patatin-like phospholipase family protein: protein MTKNGKAEDKKKINIALQGGGSHGAFSWGVLDRLLEDGRLEISAVSGTSAGAMNAVALADGFVRGGVEGARRKLDDFWHAVAAKGRFSPVQRLPWDVAWGNWSIENTPGYVFFDTMSRVFSPYVANPLSLNPLRDVVAQEIDFENVRACKSMELFISATNVETGQLRVFSDGEIDLDSVMASACLPQLFRAVEIKGVPYWDGGYGGNPALYPFFKTAATEDVLLVQINPVVREGTPRSANEIQNRIDEITFNAGLLREFRSIAFVKELIAAGRLPHGEYRDIRMHRIDADEAFKDLSASSKVNAEWAFLTYLRDLGRTAASDWLEENYDAVGSHATLDLSGELDDGFKPVRGPAPGRRVKEFLAVRKNPEAERRRA, encoded by the coding sequence ATGACGAAGAACGGCAAGGCGGAGGACAAGAAGAAGATCAACATCGCCCTTCAGGGAGGCGGCTCGCACGGCGCCTTTTCCTGGGGTGTGCTCGACCGCCTGCTGGAGGACGGCAGGCTGGAAATATCAGCCGTTTCCGGTACCAGCGCCGGCGCCATGAACGCGGTGGCGCTGGCCGACGGTTTTGTCCGCGGCGGGGTCGAGGGCGCGCGCAGGAAGCTTGATGATTTCTGGCATGCCGTCGCGGCGAAGGGCCGGTTCAGTCCGGTGCAGCGCTTGCCGTGGGACGTCGCCTGGGGCAACTGGTCGATCGAGAACACGCCGGGCTATGTCTTCTTCGATACGATGTCTCGGGTGTTCTCGCCCTATGTCGCCAACCCGCTTAGCCTCAATCCTCTGCGCGACGTGGTCGCGCAGGAGATCGACTTCGAGAATGTCCGCGCCTGCAAGTCGATGGAACTGTTCATCTCCGCCACCAATGTCGAGACCGGGCAATTGAGGGTCTTTTCCGATGGCGAGATCGACCTCGACTCGGTGATGGCCTCGGCATGCCTGCCGCAATTGTTTCGTGCCGTCGAGATCAAGGGCGTACCCTATTGGGACGGCGGCTATGGCGGAAATCCGGCGCTCTATCCGTTCTTCAAGACAGCGGCGACCGAGGATGTGCTCCTAGTGCAGATCAACCCCGTGGTGCGCGAGGGAACACCGAGGAGCGCCAACGAAATCCAGAACCGCATCGACGAGATCACCTTCAACGCGGGGCTGTTGCGCGAATTCCGCTCGATTGCCTTCGTCAAGGAACTGATCGCCGCCGGCCGCCTGCCGCATGGCGAATACCGCGACATCCGCATGCACCGCATCGATGCCGACGAGGCGTTCAAGGACTTGTCGGCGTCATCGAAGGTCAATGCCGAATGGGCGTTCCTGACCTATCTGCGCGATCTTGGCCGCACCGCCGCCAGCGACTGGCTGGAGGAGAATTACGACGCCGTCGGCAGCCATGCCACGCTCGACCTCTCCGGTGAACTCGATGACGGCTTCAAGCCGGTGCGCGGTCCCGCACCCGGCCGTCGGGTCAAGGAATTCCTCGCCGTGCGCAAGAACCCGGAAGCCGAGCGCCGCCGGGCCTGA
- a CDS encoding citrate synthase/methylcitrate synthase, with amino-acid sequence MANGLDDVVAAETVLSDVDGLGGRLTIRGYSLSELAGRWSYPQVVRLLLDGFFDDLPGDAELAARLGGARVEVFERLLPSLPLLAPLEIYSAMRAGMALLPDGETLADALRLIAAPAVLTPALLRLQRGEQPVAPDGKAGHAADMLRMLNGVAASPALAKALDTYLVTVCDHGLNASTFATRVVASTLAGLTSSVLAGLGALKGPLHGGAPGPVIEMLDAIEAHGDAAGWLRDEIAHGKRIMGFGHRIYRVRDPRADVLKAVVRQLGGEDETGRRLAFAETVEQTALEVLRIAKPQRSLQTNVEFYTALVLEAAGFPPRAFSNVFAAGRVAGWIAHAREQQTTGRLIRPQSRYVGPVPDLVA; translated from the coding sequence ATGGCGAATGGGCTCGATGATGTGGTGGCGGCCGAAACCGTGCTGTCCGATGTGGATGGTCTGGGTGGCCGGCTGACGATCCGTGGCTATTCGCTGTCGGAACTGGCCGGACGATGGAGCTACCCGCAGGTCGTCCGCCTGCTGCTGGATGGCTTCTTCGACGATCTGCCTGGCGATGCCGAACTGGCGGCGAGACTGGGTGGGGCCCGCGTCGAGGTGTTCGAGCGGCTCCTGCCTTCGCTGCCCTTGCTGGCGCCGCTCGAGATCTACAGCGCCATGCGCGCCGGCATGGCCCTGCTGCCGGATGGCGAGACGCTGGCGGATGCCTTGCGGCTGATTGCGGCGCCCGCCGTACTGACGCCGGCCTTGTTGCGCCTGCAGCGCGGCGAGCAGCCGGTCGCGCCGGACGGCAAGGCCGGTCATGCCGCCGACATGCTGAGGATGCTCAATGGCGTCGCGGCATCGCCGGCATTGGCAAAAGCGCTCGACACCTATCTGGTGACCGTCTGCGACCACGGCCTGAATGCCTCGACCTTCGCCACCCGTGTCGTCGCCTCGACATTGGCCGGCCTGACCTCGTCGGTGCTGGCCGGGCTCGGCGCGCTCAAGGGGCCGCTGCATGGTGGCGCGCCCGGACCGGTGATCGAGATGCTGGATGCGATCGAGGCGCATGGCGACGCGGCCGGCTGGCTGCGCGACGAAATCGCCCATGGCAAGCGCATCATGGGTTTCGGCCACCGCATCTACCGCGTACGCGATCCGCGTGCCGATGTGCTCAAGGCCGTGGTGCGGCAGCTTGGCGGCGAAGACGAAACCGGCCGCCGGCTGGCCTTCGCGGAAACGGTCGAGCAAACCGCGCTCGAAGTGCTGCGGATCGCCAAACCGCAGCGCTCGCTGCAGACCAATGTCGAGTTCTATACCGCACTGGTGCTGGAAGCGGCGGGTTTCCCGCCGCGGGCTTTCAGCAATGTCTTCGCCGCGGGCCGTGTTGCCGGCTGGATCGCGCATGCGCGCGAACAGCAGACCACCGGGCGGCTGATCCGCCCGCAATCGCGCTATGTCGGCCCGGTGCCGGACCTCGTCGCCTAG
- a CDS encoding acetyl-CoA C-acetyltransferase translates to MSDSIVIASAARTAVGSFNGAFAATPAHELGAVVIKELLSRAGVEAAEIDEVILGQVLTAAQGQNPARQASIIAGLPKETTAWGLNQVCGSGLRAIALGMQQIATGDAKVIIAGGQESMSLSPHAQHLRAGVKMGDYKMIDTMIKDGLWDAFNGYHMGNTAENVARQFQITRDDQDQFALASQNNAEAAQKAGKFKDEIVAFTIKGKKGDTIVDQDEYIRHGATLDAMTKLKPAFDKDGTVTAANASGINDGAAGALLMSEAEAARRGITPLARIASWATAGVDPAIMGTGPIPASRKALEKAGWSVGDLDLVEANEAFAAQACAVNKDMGWDPSIVNVNGGAIAIGHPIGASGARIFNTLVYEMRRRGAKKGLATLCIGGGMGVAMCVEAL, encoded by the coding sequence ATGTCCGATTCCATCGTCATCGCCAGCGCCGCGCGCACGGCCGTCGGCTCCTTCAACGGCGCGTTCGCCGCCACGCCGGCGCATGAGCTCGGCGCCGTCGTCATCAAGGAACTTTTGTCGCGCGCCGGGGTCGAAGCGGCGGAGATCGACGAGGTTATCCTCGGCCAGGTGCTGACCGCGGCCCAGGGCCAGAACCCGGCCCGCCAGGCCTCGATTATTGCCGGCCTGCCCAAGGAGACCACCGCCTGGGGCCTCAACCAGGTTTGCGGTTCGGGCCTGCGCGCCATTGCACTCGGCATGCAGCAGATCGCCACCGGTGACGCCAAGGTGATCATCGCCGGCGGCCAGGAATCGATGTCTCTGTCGCCGCACGCGCAGCATCTGCGCGCCGGCGTCAAGATGGGCGACTACAAGATGATCGACACCATGATCAAGGACGGCTTGTGGGATGCCTTCAACGGCTATCACATGGGCAACACCGCCGAGAACGTCGCCCGCCAGTTCCAGATCACCCGTGACGACCAGGACCAGTTCGCGCTGGCCTCGCAGAACAACGCCGAGGCGGCGCAGAAGGCGGGCAAGTTCAAGGACGAGATCGTCGCCTTCACCATCAAGGGCAAGAAGGGCGACACCATCGTCGACCAGGACGAATACATCCGCCATGGCGCGACGCTGGACGCCATGACCAAGCTGAAGCCGGCCTTCGACAAGGATGGCACCGTGACCGCCGCCAACGCCTCCGGCATCAATGATGGTGCGGCCGGTGCGCTGCTGATGAGCGAAGCGGAAGCCGCACGGCGCGGCATCACCCCGCTGGCGCGCATCGCCTCCTGGGCGACCGCAGGCGTCGATCCGGCGATCATGGGCACCGGGCCCATTCCCGCCTCGCGCAAGGCGCTGGAGAAGGCCGGCTGGTCGGTCGGCGATCTCGACCTGGTCGAGGCCAACGAGGCTTTCGCCGCGCAGGCCTGTGCCGTCAACAAGGACATGGGCTGGGATCCCTCGATCGTCAACGTCAACGGCGGCGCCATTGCCATCGGCCACCCGATCGGCGCCTCGGGCGCCCGCATCTTCAACACGCTGGTCTACGAGATGCGCCGTCGCGGCGCCAAGAAGGGCCTCGCCACCCTGTGCATTGGCGGTGGCATGGGCGTCGCCATGTGCGTGGAAGCCCTCTGA
- the phaR gene encoding polyhydroxyalkanoate synthesis repressor PhaR — MAAKDDPIIIKKYANRRLYNTGTSTYVTLEDLAEMVKKGEEFTVQDAKTGDDITHPVLTQIIFELENKDGQNMLPIPFLRQLIAFYGDQMQMIVPSFLEQSMIAFSKEQERFREQMKGTIGKSPLDVMKMATPMKALEEQTRRNMEMFQNAMRLFTPFPPAGSAPAAAPAEPARKDAPAEKSDDLQQLKDQIAAMQRKLDTMS, encoded by the coding sequence ATGGCCGCAAAAGACGACCCGATCATTATCAAGAAATACGCCAATCGCCGCCTCTATAATACGGGGACGAGCACCTATGTGACGCTCGAGGATCTGGCCGAGATGGTCAAGAAGGGCGAGGAGTTCACCGTCCAGGACGCCAAGACCGGCGACGACATCACGCATCCGGTACTGACCCAGATCATCTTCGAACTGGAGAACAAGGACGGGCAGAACATGCTGCCGATCCCGTTCCTGCGCCAGCTGATCGCCTTCTACGGCGACCAGATGCAGATGATCGTGCCAAGCTTCCTCGAGCAGTCGATGATCGCCTTCTCCAAGGAGCAGGAGCGCTTTCGCGAGCAGATGAAGGGCACGATCGGCAAGTCGCCGCTGGATGTGATGAAGATGGCGACGCCGATGAAGGCGCTGGAAGAACAGACGCGCCGCAACATGGAGATGTTCCAGAACGCGATGCGGCTGTTCACGCCTTTTCCGCCCGCGGGCTCGGCGCCAGCCGCAGCCCCCGCCGAGCCGGCCAGAAAGGACGCGCCGGCGGAGAAGTCCGACGATCTACAGCAACTGAAGGATCAGATCGCGGCCATGCAGCGCAAGCTCGATACGATGTCGTAG